The Panicum hallii strain FIL2 chromosome 9, PHallii_v3.1, whole genome shotgun sequence genome has a window encoding:
- the LOC112873804 gene encoding probable cellulose synthase A catalytic subunit 2 [UDP-forming]: MDGGGGSGAANSGKHGAGQVCQICGDGVGTAADGELFTACDVCGFPVCRPCYEYERKDGTQACPQCKTKYKRHKGSPPVHGEENEDVDADDVSDYNYPASGNQDQKQKIAERMLTWRTNSRGSDVGLAKYDSGEIGHGKYDSGEIPRGYIPSLTHSQISGEIPGASPDHMMSPVGNIGRRGHQFPYVNHSPNPSREFSGSLGNVAWKERVDGWKMKDKGAIPMTNGTSIAPSEGRGVGDIDASTDYNMEDALLNDETRQPLSRKVPIPSSRINPYRMVIVLRLIVLCIFLHYRITNPVRNAYPLWLLSVICEIWFALSWILDQFPKWSPINRETYLDRLALRYDREGEPSQLAPVDIFVSTVDPMKEPPLVTANTVLSILAVDYPVDKVSCYVSDDGAAMLTFDALAETSEFARKWVPFCKKYNIEPRAPEWYFAQKIDYLKDKVQTSFVKDRRAMKREYEEFKVRINGLVAKAQKVPEEGWIMQDGTPWPGNNTRDHPGMIQVFLGHSGGLDAEGNELPRLVYVSREKRPGFQHHKKAGAMNALVRVSAVLTNGQYLLNLDCDHYINNSKALREAMCFLMDPNLGRSVCYVQFPQRFDGIDRNDRYANRNTVFFDINLRGLDGLQGPVYVGTGCVFNRTALYGYEPPIKKKRPGFFSSLCGGRIKTSKSKKKSSEKKKSHKHADSSVPVFNLEDIEEGIEGSQFDDEKSLIMSQMSLEKRFGQSSVFVASTLMEYGGVPQSATPESLLKEAIHVISCGYEDKTDWGSEIGWIYGSVTEDILTGFKMHARGWRSIYCMPKRPAFKGSAPINLSDRLNQVLRWALGSIEILFSRHCPIWYGYGGRLKFLERFAYVNTTIYPLTSIPLLLYCILPAVCLLTGKFIIPEISNFASIWFILLFISIFATGILEMRWSGVGIDEWWRNEQFWVIGGISAHLFAVFQGLLKVLAGIDTSFTVTSKATDEEGDFAELYMFKWTTLLIPPTTILIINLVGVVAGISYAINSGYQSWGPLFGKLFFAFWVIVHLYPFLKGLMGRQNRTPTIVVVWAILLASIFSLLWVRIDPFTTRVTGPDIVKCGINC, translated from the exons atggacggcggcggcggcagcggcgctgcg AATTCGGGGAAGCACGGGGCCGGGCAGGTGTGCCAGATCtgcggcgacggcgtgggcacggcggcggacggggagCTCTTCACCGCCTGCGACGTCTGCGGCTTCCCGGTGTGCCGCCCCTGCTACGAGTACGAGCGCAAGGACGGCACACAGGCGTGCCCGCAGTGCAAGACCAAGTACAAACGCCACAAGG GGAGCCCTCCTGTGCATGGTGAGGAAAATGAGGATGTTGATGCAGATGATGTGAGTGACTACAACTACCCAGCATCTGGCAACCAGGATCAGAAGCAGAAGATTGCTGAGAGAATGCTCACCTGGCGCACCAACTCACGGGGTAGTGATGTTGGCCTTGCTAAGTACGACAGCGGTGAGATTGGGCATGGGAAGTATGACAGTGGTGAGATCCCTCGAGGATATATCCCATCACTCACTCATAGCCAG ATCTCTGGAGAAATTCCTGGAGCTTCCCCTGATCATATGATGTCTCCTGTTGGGAACATTGGCAGGCGTGGACATCAATTTCCCTATGTGAATCATTCTC CAAACCCATCAAGGGAGTTCTCTGGTAGCCTTGGTAATGTTGCATGGAAAGAGAGAGTGGATGGATGGAAAATGAAGGACAAGGGTGCAATTCCTATGACTAATGGGACAAGCATTGCTCCCTCAGAAGGACGTGGTGTTGGTGATATTGATGCATCTACTGACTATAACATGGAAGACGCTTTACT GAATGATGAAACTCGGCAACCTCTATCAAGAAAAGTGCCAATTCCTTCATCCAGAATAAATCCCTACAGAATGGTCATCGTGCTACGTTTGATTGTTCTATGCATTTTCCTGCACTACCGCATCACAAATCCTGTGCGCAATGCATATCCACTGTGGCTGTTGTCCGTTATATGTGAGATTTGGTTTGCTCTCTCCTGGATCTTGGATCAGTTCCCAAAGTGGTCCCCAATCAACCGTGAAACCTACCTTGATAGACTGGCTCTAAG GTACGACCGAGAAGGTGAACCGTCTCAGTTGGCTCCTGTTGATATTTTTGTCAGTACCGTGGACCCTATGAAAGAGCCTCCTCTTGTCACTGCAAATACTGTGCTTTCCATTCTTGCTGTGGACTATCCGGTTGACAAGGTATCTTGCTATGTGTCTGATGATGGAGCTGCTATGCTGACTTTTGATGCACTCGCTGAAACTTCAGAGTTTGCTAGAAAATGGGTACCATTCTGTAAGAAGTACAACATAGAACCTAGGGCTCCAGAGTGGTACTTCGCTCAGAAAATTGATTACTTGAAAGACAAAGTCCAAACTTCATTTGTTAAAGACCGCCGGGCCATGAAG AGAGAATATGAAGAATTCAAAGTCCGTATTAATGGCCTTGTAGCCAAGGCACAAAAAGTTCCTGAGGAGGGATGGATCATGCAAGATGGTACACCTTGGCCTGGGAACAATACTAGGGACCATCCTGGAATGATTCAG GTTTTTTTAGGTCACAGTGGAGGCCTTGATGCTGAGGGCAATGAACTTCCTCGTCTGGTTTACGTGTCTCGTGAAAAACGTCCTGGATTCCAACATCACAAAAAGGCTGGTGCCATGAATGCGCTT GTTCGTGTATCAGCTGTCCTTACTAATGGGCAATACTTGTTGAATCTTGATTGTGATCACTACATCAACAATAGCAAGGCTCTCCGAGAAGCTATGTGCTTCCTTATGGACCCAAACCTAGGAAGGAGTGTCTGTTATGTCCAATTCCCTCAGAGGTTCGATGGCATTGATAGGAatgaccgatatgcaaacaGGAACACTGTGTTTTTCGAT ATTAACTTGAGAGGTCTTGATGGACTTCAAGGACCAGTTTATGTGGGAACTGGTTGTGTGTTTAACAGAACTGCCCTATATGGTTATGAGCCTCCAATCAAAAAGAAAAGGCCAGGCTTCTTCTCTTCACTCTGTGGGGGAAGGATAAAGACATCAAAATCTAAGAAGAAGAGCTCGGAAAAGAAGAAGTCACACAAACATGCAGACAGTTCTGTGCCAGTATTTAATCTTGAAGATATAGAGGAAGGGATTGAAG GTTCTCAATTTGATGATGAGAAATCGCTGATTATGTCTCAAATGAGCTTGGAGAAGAGATTTGGCCAGTCCAGTGTTTTTGTTGCCTCTACTCTGATGGAATATGGTGGTGTTCCACAATCTGCAACTCCAGAGTCTCTTCTGAAAGAAGCTATCCATGTCATCAGTTGTGGCTATGAGGACAAAACTGACTGGGGATCTGAG ATTGGATGGATCTATGGTTCTGTTACAGAAGATATCCTCACTGGGTTCAAGATGCATGCTCGAGGCTGGCGATCGATCTACTGCATGCCTAAGCGACCAGCTTTCAAGGGATCTGCTCCTATCAACCTTTCAGATCGTCTGAATCAAGTGCTTCGATGGGCTCTTGGTTCCATTGAAATTCTTTTCAGCAGGCATTGTCCCATATGGTATGGCTATGGAGGACGGCTTAAATTCCTGGAGAGATTTGCATATGTGAACACCACAATTTATCCACTCACCTCAATCCCACTCCTCCTGTACTGCATATTGCCGGCTGTTTGTCTTCTCACTGGGAAGTTCATCATCCCAGAG ATTAGCAACTTTGCCAGTATTTGGTTTATATTGCTTTTTATTTCTATCTTTGCCACTGGTATCCTTGAGATGAGGTGGAGTGGTGTTGGCATTGATGAATGGTGGAGGAATGAGCAGTTTTGGGTTATTGGTGGTATTTCTGCCCATTTATTTGCCGTCTTCCAAGGTCTTCTGAAAGTACTTGCTGGTATTGATACCAGCTTCACTGTCACCTCTAAGGCCACTGATGAAGAAGGTGATTTTGCGGAGCTCTACATGTTCAAGTGGACAACGCTTCTGATCCCTCCAACCACTATTTTGATCATCAACCTGGTTGGTGTGGTTGCTGGCATTTCCTATGCGATCAACAGCGGCTACCAATCATGGGGGCCTCTCTTTGGGAAGCTCTTCTTCGCCTTCTGGGTGATTGTCCACTTGTATCCCTTCCTCAAGGGTCTCATGGGGAGGCAGAACCGCACGCCCACCATTGTTGTCGTCTGGGCCATCCTCCTCGCATCGATCTTTTCCCTGCTGTGGGTTCGCATCGATCCATTTACCACCCGAGTCACTGGTCCTGATATCGTAAAATGTGGCATCAACTGCTAG